The following are encoded together in the Bacillus cereus group sp. RP43 genome:
- the ftsH gene encoding ATP-dependent zinc metalloprotease FtsH, with product MNRIFRNTIFYLLIFLVVIGIVSYFNGSTQKTTSVSYDKFITQLEKGEVRNVQLQPKNGVFEVKGQFKTSSQGEQFVTYAPNTEELQKKINDKAQGAEVKYQPAEETSAWVTFFTSIIPFVIIFILFFFLLNQAQGGGSRVMNFGKSKAKLYNDEKKKIRFRDVAGADEEKQELVEVVEFLKDPRKFAEVGARIPKGVLLVGPPGTGKTLLARAVAGEAGVPFFSISGSDFVEMFVGVGASRVRDLFENAKKNAPCIIFIDEIDAVGRQRGAGLGGGHDEREQTLNQLLVEMDGFGANEGIIIIAATNRPDILDPALLRPGRFDRQITVDRPDVNGREAVLKVHARNKPLDENVNLRAIATRTPGFSGADLENLLNEAALVAARQDKKKIDMSDIDEATDRVIAGPAKKSRVISEKERNIVAFHEAGHTVIGVVLDEADIVHKVTIVPRGQAGGYAVMLPKEDRYFMTKPELLDKITGLLGGRVAEEIVFGEASTGAHNDFQRATGIARRMVTEFGMSDKLGPMQFGSSQGGQVFLGRDFHSEQNYSDAIAHEIDVEMQTIIKECYARAKQILTEKRDKLDIIAKTLLEVETLDAEQINHLYDYGRLPERPTSSDDVKVNINTKKDDEDTEDK from the coding sequence ATGAATCGTATCTTCCGTAATACCATCTTTTATTTACTGATATTCTTAGTAGTAATTGGAATCGTAAGCTATTTTAATGGTTCGACGCAAAAAACGACATCAGTTAGCTACGATAAATTCATTACTCAACTTGAAAAAGGTGAAGTGCGTAATGTGCAGCTTCAACCGAAAAATGGTGTGTTTGAGGTAAAGGGACAATTCAAGACTTCTAGCCAAGGAGAGCAATTTGTTACTTATGCACCAAATACTGAGGAATTACAAAAGAAAATTAATGATAAAGCGCAAGGGGCTGAAGTTAAGTATCAACCAGCAGAAGAAACAAGTGCTTGGGTAACGTTCTTCACTTCTATCATTCCGTTTGTCATTATCTTCATTTTATTCTTCTTCTTATTAAATCAAGCTCAGGGCGGCGGTAGCCGTGTTATGAACTTCGGGAAAAGTAAGGCGAAGCTATATAATGATGAAAAGAAAAAAATTCGTTTCAGAGATGTTGCTGGAGCGGATGAAGAGAAACAAGAACTTGTTGAGGTAGTTGAATTCTTGAAAGACCCTCGTAAGTTCGCTGAAGTTGGTGCCCGTATTCCGAAGGGTGTTCTATTAGTGGGACCTCCAGGTACAGGTAAAACTTTACTAGCACGTGCTGTTGCAGGTGAAGCAGGCGTTCCGTTCTTCTCTATTAGTGGTTCTGACTTCGTAGAGATGTTCGTCGGTGTCGGTGCATCCCGTGTACGTGATTTATTTGAAAATGCAAAGAAAAATGCTCCTTGTATCATTTTCATTGATGAAATTGATGCGGTAGGACGTCAACGTGGCGCGGGTCTTGGCGGTGGTCATGATGAGCGTGAACAAACGTTGAACCAATTGCTTGTTGAAATGGATGGGTTCGGTGCAAACGAAGGTATTATTATCATCGCTGCGACAAACCGTCCCGATATTCTTGATCCAGCGTTATTACGTCCAGGTCGTTTTGACCGTCAAATTACAGTAGATCGTCCAGATGTAAATGGTCGTGAAGCTGTACTTAAAGTACACGCTCGTAATAAACCGCTTGATGAGAATGTCAACTTAAGAGCAATTGCAACTCGTACACCAGGATTCTCTGGTGCCGATCTTGAAAACTTATTAAACGAAGCGGCTTTAGTAGCTGCGCGTCAAGACAAGAAGAAAATTGATATGAGTGACATCGATGAAGCGACGGATCGTGTTATTGCAGGTCCAGCTAAGAAAAGTCGTGTTATCTCTGAAAAAGAACGTAATATTGTTGCATTCCATGAGGCTGGCCATACTGTAATTGGTGTTGTCCTTGATGAAGCAGATATCGTTCATAAAGTAACAATTGTCCCTCGTGGTCAAGCTGGTGGATATGCGGTAATGCTTCCGAAGGAAGATCGTTACTTCATGACAAAACCAGAGTTACTTGATAAAATTACTGGTTTACTTGGTGGTCGAGTAGCTGAGGAGATTGTATTTGGTGAAGCAAGTACAGGCGCTCACAACGACTTCCAACGTGCGACTGGTATTGCAAGACGTATGGTTACAGAATTCGGGATGAGTGATAAGCTTGGACCGATGCAATTTGGTAGCTCACAAGGTGGTCAGGTATTCTTAGGAAGAGACTTCCATTCAGAACAAAACTACAGTGATGCAATCGCGCATGAAATTGATGTGGAAATGCAAACAATTATTAAAGAATGTTATGCTCGTGCGAAACAAATTCTTACTGAAAAACGAGATAAGCTTGATATTATCGCGAAAACGTTACTTGAAGTAGAAACATTAGATGCAGAGCAAATTAATCATTTATATGATTATGGCAGATTACCTGAGCGTCCAACATCTTCAGATGATGTGAAAGTAAACATCAATACGAAGAAAGACGATGAAGATACAGAAGATAAGTAA
- the hpt gene encoding hypoxanthine phosphoribosyltransferase gives MMNQDIEKVLISEEQIQEKVHELGAVIAEDYKNTVPLAIGVLKGAMPFMADLLKRTDTYLEMDFMAVSSYGHSTVSTGEVKILKDLDTSVEGRDILIVEDIIDSGLTLSYLVDLFKYRKAKSVKIVTLLDKPTGRKVDLKADYVGFTVPHEFVVGYGLDYKEQYRNLPYVGVLKPSVYSN, from the coding sequence ATGATGAATCAAGATATCGAAAAAGTATTAATTTCTGAAGAGCAAATACAGGAAAAGGTGCACGAACTAGGTGCAGTTATTGCAGAGGATTACAAAAATACAGTACCTCTTGCGATTGGTGTACTAAAGGGCGCAATGCCATTTATGGCAGATTTATTAAAGAGAACAGATACATATCTTGAAATGGATTTTATGGCTGTATCTAGCTACGGTCACTCTACAGTTTCAACAGGCGAAGTAAAAATCTTAAAAGATCTTGATACTTCTGTAGAAGGTCGTGATATTTTAATCGTTGAAGATATTATTGATAGCGGTCTTACACTAAGCTATTTAGTAGACCTGTTTAAATATCGTAAAGCGAAATCTGTAAAGATTGTTACGTTATTAGATAAGCCAACAGGCCGTAAGGTTGATCTGAAAGCAGATTATGTTGGATTTACTGTTCCTCATGAATTTGTTGTAGGATATGGATTAGATTATAAAGAGCAATACCGTAATCTTCCTTATGTAGGAGTATTAAAACCAAGTGTTTACTCAAATTAA
- the tilS gene encoding tRNA lysidine(34) synthetase TilS translates to MKDAFVEKVDDFVKQHDVLKKHSTIVVGVSGGPDSLALLYYLLEKRAEKQLEIVVAHVDHMFRGNESHEDLQFVQGLCKELGVICETLRINVSQYQQQYGMNAQVAARECRYAFLERIMKKYDARYVALGHHGDDQVETILMRLVRGSTPKGYAGIAVKRSFHNGYLIRPLLGVTKEEIVDYCNKLKVIPRIDPSNKKEVYTRNRLRKYVLPYLKEENPQMHEKFQKFSVQMQEDEAYLQELAFEKMNKVITKKRDKQISLSIPAFESMSMPLQRRGIQLILNYLYEYKIPSSLSSIHIDKVIEFFKRAQPSGSLDFPGGLKIVRTYEECSFGFKQEIVSPFSQDLSVPGTIILPNGDKLVTEVSEDIPSNMNETVFVAKYNDISYPLRIRSRENGDRMSMQGMAGTKKIKAIFIEAKVPKEKREEWPIVCDASGNIIWVPLLKRSAFATPKEIAKKGKYMIIHYKSKESSGRIMK, encoded by the coding sequence TTGAAAGATGCATTTGTTGAAAAAGTAGATGACTTTGTAAAGCAGCATGATGTATTAAAGAAACATTCAACAATTGTTGTAGGGGTTTCTGGTGGTCCTGACTCTTTGGCTCTTTTATATTATTTGTTAGAAAAAAGGGCAGAAAAACAGCTCGAAATTGTAGTAGCGCATGTGGATCATATGTTTAGAGGTAATGAATCTCATGAGGATTTACAATTTGTACAGGGTCTTTGCAAAGAGCTAGGAGTTATTTGTGAAACGCTAAGGATTAATGTGTCGCAATATCAACAGCAATATGGAATGAATGCGCAAGTTGCTGCTAGAGAATGCAGATATGCATTTTTGGAAAGAATAATGAAGAAATATGATGCGAGATATGTAGCTCTTGGTCACCATGGAGATGATCAAGTAGAGACGATTTTAATGCGCCTTGTACGAGGGAGTACTCCGAAAGGATACGCAGGAATTGCAGTGAAGCGTTCTTTTCATAATGGATATTTAATTAGGCCGTTACTTGGGGTAACTAAGGAAGAAATTGTTGATTACTGTAATAAATTAAAAGTTATTCCGCGTATAGATCCGAGTAATAAAAAGGAAGTATATACAAGGAATCGATTACGTAAATATGTCCTTCCTTATTTGAAAGAAGAAAATCCACAAATGCATGAGAAATTTCAAAAATTCAGCGTGCAGATGCAAGAGGATGAGGCTTATTTGCAGGAATTAGCTTTTGAGAAAATGAATAAAGTAATTACAAAAAAAAGAGATAAACAAATTAGCTTATCAATTCCTGCCTTTGAATCCATGTCTATGCCTTTACAAAGAAGAGGGATTCAACTAATATTAAACTATCTTTATGAATATAAGATTCCATCTTCGCTTTCTTCTATACATATTGACAAGGTGATTGAATTTTTTAAGCGGGCACAGCCTTCAGGTTCACTAGATTTTCCGGGTGGTTTGAAAATTGTTCGCACATACGAAGAATGTAGTTTTGGATTTAAACAAGAAATTGTTTCTCCTTTTTCGCAAGATTTATCAGTACCTGGGACAATTATATTGCCGAATGGGGATAAACTTGTAACAGAGGTGAGCGAAGATATACCGAGTAACATGAATGAAACAGTATTTGTTGCTAAGTATAATGATATATCGTATCCACTTCGTATTCGGTCTAGGGAAAATGGAGATCGCATGTCAATGCAAGGTATGGCTGGTACAAAAAAGATAAAAGCTATTTTTATCGAAGCGAAAGTACCGAAAGAAAAAAGAGAAGAATGGCCGATCGTTTGTGACGCAAGTGGAAATATTATTTGGGTGCCCTTGTTGAAACGATCTGCATTTGCTACTCCGAAAGAGATAGCAAAGAAGGGTAAATACATGATTATTCACTACAAAAGCAAGGAGTCTTCCGGGAGGATAATGAAATGA
- the spoIIE gene encoding stage II sporulation protein E, whose amino-acid sequence MPKAGRNTMNTSALAMNEGQLGTIKWTSKLRMKFEQVFFRWGFIIAVIGFLLGRAYILTNILPFALPFFAAVYVMKRDKMPLAFLALMGGALSVSIDNLFFTFASIFTFFIYNIFFSRFTRKTVGLVPFQVFISALTAHLVVVYFAQHTVTMYDLLVSTIEAGLSFVLTMIFLQSVPLLVERKGKQQALETEEIVCLIILLASVLTGTTDWFVYDASIQHIFTRYLVLVFAFIAGAATGSTVGVVTGLILSLANVASLSQLSLLAFSGLLGGLLKEGKRIGVSLGLLIGTSLITLYVDKQTSIVTTLIESGVAIVFFLLTPKLVMDRIAKFMPGTQEHSQDQQQYLRRVRDVTANKINQFANVFAALSNSFSVYGYVEEEDKETEADLFLSTITAKTCQTCFKKDQCWVVNFDKTYDYMKQIMSETEEGTLQHNRKLVREWDKHCVRGKKVTDLVAGELDHFYEGQKLRKQMKENRRIVAEQLLGVSKVMEDFAKEIQRERENHQAQEEQILQAFRDFGVEVEHVDIYCLDRGSIDIEMLIPAASNEHGECEKLVAPMLSDILKENIVVKHEEKSSYPNGHSLISFGSAKTYSLDTGLATAAKGGGFISGDSYAMMDLSVGKYALAISDGMGNGQRAHMESRETVKLLQKILQSGIDEEIAIKSINSILSLRTTEEMYTTLDLAMVDLRDASAKFLKIGSTPSFVKRGNNILKIEASNLPMGIIEDVEVDVVGEQLKTGDLLIMMSDGIFEGAQHVENHELWIKRKIKELQTEDPQEIADIIMEEVIRSGDGYINDDMTIVVAKVKKNMPKWATIPIVGMQAQ is encoded by the coding sequence ATGCCTAAAGCAGGAAGGAATACTATGAATACAAGTGCATTGGCGATGAATGAAGGTCAGCTTGGAACAATAAAGTGGACGAGTAAGTTGCGAATGAAGTTTGAACAAGTTTTCTTTAGATGGGGATTCATTATTGCTGTTATTGGTTTTCTTTTGGGACGAGCATATATATTAACAAACATTTTACCGTTTGCATTGCCGTTTTTTGCTGCTGTTTATGTTATGAAGCGAGATAAAATGCCGCTCGCGTTCTTAGCCCTAATGGGGGGGGCACTTTCAGTTTCGATAGATAATTTATTTTTTACTTTTGCATCTATCTTTACCTTCTTTATTTATAATATCTTCTTTAGTCGGTTTACACGTAAAACTGTTGGACTGGTACCATTCCAAGTATTTATCTCCGCATTAACCGCACATTTAGTTGTTGTATATTTTGCACAGCACACCGTCACCATGTATGATTTGCTCGTCAGTACGATCGAAGCGGGGCTTAGCTTCGTATTAACGATGATATTTTTACAAAGTGTTCCGCTTTTAGTGGAAAGGAAAGGGAAGCAACAAGCGTTAGAAACAGAAGAAATTGTTTGTTTAATTATATTACTAGCATCTGTTTTAACGGGCACAACGGATTGGTTTGTTTATGATGCTTCTATTCAACATATTTTCACTAGATATTTAGTATTGGTATTTGCCTTTATTGCAGGGGCAGCTACAGGGTCCACGGTGGGAGTTGTCACTGGGTTAATATTAAGTTTAGCGAATGTGGCTAGCTTGTCTCAACTTAGTCTCCTTGCCTTTTCAGGATTGCTCGGGGGATTGTTAAAAGAAGGGAAGCGTATAGGAGTTAGTTTAGGTTTATTAATTGGTACAAGCTTAATTACATTATATGTAGACAAGCAAACAAGTATTGTAACAACTTTAATTGAATCTGGTGTAGCAATTGTTTTCTTCTTGTTAACACCGAAGCTTGTTATGGATCGTATTGCTAAATTTATGCCGGGTACACAGGAACATTCTCAAGATCAACAACAATATTTAAGAAGGGTGCGCGATGTTACAGCAAATAAAATTAATCAATTTGCTAATGTATTTGCTGCTTTGTCTAATAGCTTTTCCGTATATGGGTATGTGGAGGAGGAAGATAAAGAAACAGAAGCCGATTTGTTTTTAAGTACAATTACTGCAAAAACATGTCAAACATGCTTTAAGAAGGATCAATGTTGGGTAGTTAATTTTGATAAAACATACGATTATATGAAACAAATAATGAGTGAAACAGAAGAAGGGACGCTGCAGCATAATCGGAAGTTAGTTCGTGAATGGGACAAGCATTGTGTGAGAGGGAAGAAAGTAACGGATTTAGTAGCAGGTGAATTAGATCACTTCTATGAGGGGCAGAAATTAAGAAAACAAATGAAGGAAAATCGTAGAATTGTAGCGGAACAATTACTAGGTGTATCAAAAGTGATGGAAGATTTCGCTAAGGAGATACAACGAGAAAGAGAGAACCATCAAGCGCAGGAGGAGCAAATTTTACAAGCGTTTCGTGATTTCGGTGTCGAAGTGGAGCATGTTGATATTTATTGTTTAGATAGAGGAAGTATTGATATTGAGATGTTGATTCCAGCTGCATCTAATGAACATGGGGAATGTGAGAAGTTGGTTGCTCCAATGCTTTCAGATATTTTAAAAGAGAATATCGTCGTTAAGCATGAAGAGAAATCCTCATATCCAAATGGGCACAGTTTAATATCGTTTGGTTCAGCGAAGACGTATTCTCTGGATACAGGATTGGCCACAGCTGCAAAAGGTGGTGGATTTATTTCAGGTGATTCCTACGCGATGATGGATTTGAGCGTTGGTAAATATGCACTTGCGATTAGTGATGGTATGGGAAATGGACAAAGGGCTCATATGGAGAGTAGGGAAACGGTAAAATTATTACAAAAGATACTTCAATCAGGTATTGATGAAGAAATAGCAATTAAGTCCATCAATTCAATTCTTTCTTTAAGGACGACAGAGGAGATGTATACAACGCTTGACTTGGCTATGGTAGATTTACGGGATGCGAGTGCGAAGTTTTTAAAGATTGGATCGACGCCAAGTTTTGTTAAACGCGGAAATAATATTTTGAAAATTGAGGCAAGTAATTTACCGATGGGAATCATTGAAGATGTTGAAGTTGATGTGGTTGGTGAGCAATTAAAAACAGGTGATCTTCTTATCATGATGAGTGACGGCATTTTTGAGGGAGCGCAACACGTGGAGAATCACGAATTATGGATAAAACGTAAAATTAAAGAACTACAAACAGAAGATCCACAGGAAATTGCTGATATTATTATGGAAGAAGTAATTCGCTCCGGTGATGGTTATATAAATGATGATATGACTATTGTGGTGGCGAAAGTAAAGAAAAATATGCCGAAGTGGGCTACGATTCCAATAGTGGGAATGCAGGCGCAATAA
- a CDS encoding S1 domain-containing RNA-binding protein, translated as MSIEVGSKLQGKVTGITNFGAFVELPEGLTGLVHISEVADNYVKDINDHLKVGDQVEVKVINVEKDGKIGLSIKKAKEREKTEGDRPRGEYQRGGDQQRSGRPQRNNRSSNRDNRGGGNERAPKETFEQKMARFLKDSEDRLTSLKRNTESKRGGRGARRG; from the coding sequence ATGTCAATCGAGGTAGGCAGCAAGTTACAGGGTAAAGTAACAGGTATTACAAATTTTGGGGCTTTTGTGGAGCTGCCAGAAGGCTTAACAGGTCTTGTTCATATTAGTGAAGTTGCTGATAATTATGTGAAAGATATTAACGATCACTTAAAAGTAGGCGACCAAGTAGAAGTAAAAGTTATCAATGTTGAAAAAGATGGCAAAATTGGCCTATCTATTAAGAAAGCGAAAGAGCGTGAAAAAACAGAAGGAGATCGTCCACGTGGTGAATACCAACGCGGTGGTGATCAACAACGTTCTGGACGTCCACAACGTAATAATCGTTCTTCCAACAGAGATAACCGCGGTGGCGGTAACGAACGCGCTCCAAAAGAAACATTTGAGCAAAAGATGGCACGCTTTTTAAAAGATAGTGAAGATCGTTTAACTTCTTTAAAGCGTAACACAGAATCTAAACGTGGTGGCCGTGGCGCACGTCGCGGATAA
- the divIC gene encoding cell division protein DivIC → MRELRQRTIEKQSPNPVKEHIIQTDENRKRLYRRLAVFLVFAFTIIASISVTFYQQNSSIKAKEAKVKDMKKELDSLTKKEKNLKDEVQKLNDEEYVLKIARRDYFFSGKGEIIFPVSK, encoded by the coding sequence ATGAGGGAACTGAGACAAAGAACAATCGAAAAACAGAGTCCAAATCCTGTTAAAGAACATATAATACAAACGGATGAGAACAGGAAGCGACTTTATCGCCGTTTAGCGGTTTTTCTTGTCTTTGCTTTTACAATTATTGCTAGTATTAGTGTGACGTTTTATCAACAAAACAGTTCCATTAAAGCAAAAGAAGCAAAAGTTAAGGACATGAAAAAAGAACTGGATTCATTAACGAAAAAAGAAAAGAATCTAAAAGATGAAGTTCAAAAGTTGAATGATGAAGAGTACGTTTTAAAGATTGCTAGAAGGGATTATTTCTTCTCCGGAAAAGGGGAGATAATTTTTCCTGTTTCTAAGTAG
- the yabQ gene encoding spore cortex biosynthesis protein YabQ has product MSLTIQLYTMLSMIGMGAWIGASLDTYQRFLKRQERKRWLVFIQDILFWIVQALFVFYVLLRVNEAELRIYVFLALLCGFAAYQSLLKALYMKMLNFLIYIFVQTTQFFVRIIQLLMIKPVIIIAQLFIAFILFLFRILLSIGHVLWKMVIWILLFIWKVFFSPVRFIALLIWKLLPNRVKLFIMKHVGFLQYVAKLKGHIFQLWERIKKKLGGPRK; this is encoded by the coding sequence ATGAGCCTAACAATTCAGTTGTATACAATGCTTTCAATGATTGGGATGGGTGCTTGGATTGGTGCCTCTTTAGATACATATCAACGGTTTTTAAAGCGCCAAGAGCGTAAACGTTGGCTTGTATTTATACAGGATATACTATTTTGGATTGTCCAAGCATTATTCGTTTTTTATGTATTACTGCGTGTGAATGAAGCCGAACTACGTATATATGTATTTTTGGCGTTACTATGTGGTTTTGCAGCATATCAAAGCTTATTGAAAGCACTATACATGAAGATGTTAAATTTTCTCATCTATATTTTTGTGCAAACAACACAATTTTTTGTTCGAATTATACAGCTACTCATGATAAAACCTGTTATTATTATAGCGCAGCTATTTATTGCATTTATATTATTCTTATTTCGTATACTGCTTTCAATTGGACATGTGTTATGGAAAATGGTGATTTGGATATTACTTTTCATATGGAAAGTTTTTTTCTCGCCTGTTCGATTTATTGCTTTGCTCATATGGAAACTTCTCCCTAATCGTGTTAAACTTTTTATAATGAAGCATGTAGGGTTCCTGCAATATGTAGCAAAATTGAAGGGACATATCTTCCAATTATGGGAGCGTATAAAAAAGAAGTTAGGGGGACCTCGGAAATGA
- the yabP gene encoding sporulation protein YabP, producing the protein MNNGYSPMSSNQQNVSVEHDIIMRGRRVIDITGVKQVESFDSEEFLLETVMGFLTIRGQNLQMKNLDVEKGVVSIKGKVHEMLYIDENQGEKTKGFFSKLFK; encoded by the coding sequence GTGAATAATGGTTACTCACCTATGTCTTCTAATCAACAAAATGTTTCTGTAGAGCATGATATTATCATGCGTGGCAGGCGTGTAATCGATATTACTGGTGTAAAGCAAGTAGAGAGTTTTGATAGCGAAGAGTTTTTACTTGAGACTGTAATGGGTTTTTTAACAATTCGTGGTCAAAATTTGCAAATGAAGAATTTAGATGTAGAAAAGGGTGTTGTATCAATTAAAGGGAAAGTTCATGAGATGCTGTATATTGATGAGAACCAAGGGGAGAAAACTAAAGGCTTCTTTAGTAAGTTGTTTAAATGA
- a CDS encoding RNA-binding S4 domain-containing protein, which yields MRLDKFLKVSRLIKRRTLAKEVSDQGRISINGQVAKASSDVKVEDELTIRFGQKIVTVKVNELKETTKKEDAANMYSLVREEKVKAEEGLF from the coding sequence ATGCGTCTAGATAAATTTTTGAAAGTATCACGTTTAATTAAAAGAAGAACATTAGCAAAAGAAGTGTCTGACCAAGGAAGAATTTCGATTAATGGTCAAGTGGCAAAAGCGAGTTCAGATGTGAAGGTAGAGGATGAATTAACAATTCGTTTCGGGCAAAAAATAGTAACTGTGAAAGTAAATGAATTGAAAGAAACAACTAAAAAAGAAGATGCAGCAAACATGTATAGTCTCGTTCGTGAGGAAAAAGTGAAAGCGGAAGAAGGCTTGTTCTAA
- the mazG gene encoding nucleoside triphosphate pyrophosphohydrolase has protein sequence MSGIITILGLGAGELDQLTMGVYRKIKEADHMFVRTKEHPVIEELEKEGIKYTAFDNVYEAHDTFEIVYETIANTLLEQAKGAEIIYAVPGHPLVAERTVQLLLEKGEAANIEMRIEGGQSFLDPMFASLKIDPIEGFQLIDATSFERGQLELRQHLIFCQVYDAFVASDVKLMLMEILPDDYEVYIVTAAGTSFEQVKKVPLYMLDHETELNNLTSVYVPPVKERASLYQQFDVLRAIIAELRGPNGCPWDKKQTHQSLKKYLIEEAYEVLEAIDEEDDDHLVEELGDILLQVMLHAQIGEDEGWFSIDDIIRTLAEKMVRRHPHVFGNTDVNNADEVIANWEEIKKQEKGSVKESVLAGIPNSLPQLMRAYEIQKKAGKVGFDWVDVQPMIEKALEEWQEFQQEVVNMDEKKMLGEFGDLLFAFVNIARHYKLDPEEALRSTNEKFMDRFLYMEAKVAEMNKEMQDLSLEQLDVLWEEAKQTER, from the coding sequence GTGAGTGGAATCATTACTATTTTAGGATTAGGTGCTGGTGAGTTAGATCAGTTAACGATGGGTGTATATCGAAAGATAAAAGAAGCAGACCATATGTTTGTTAGAACGAAGGAACATCCAGTTATAGAAGAATTGGAGAAAGAAGGTATAAAGTATACAGCCTTTGATAATGTATATGAGGCACATGATACATTTGAAATTGTATATGAAACAATCGCGAATACATTGCTAGAACAAGCTAAAGGTGCAGAAATTATTTATGCTGTTCCAGGTCATCCGCTTGTAGCAGAAAGAACAGTTCAGCTACTTTTGGAAAAAGGAGAAGCAGCAAATATTGAAATGCGAATTGAAGGTGGACAAAGTTTCCTTGATCCGATGTTTGCAAGTCTAAAAATTGATCCGATTGAGGGATTCCAATTAATTGATGCTACATCATTTGAAAGAGGGCAATTAGAATTACGTCAACATTTAATCTTTTGCCAAGTGTATGATGCGTTCGTTGCTTCAGATGTGAAACTGATGTTAATGGAGATTTTGCCAGATGATTACGAAGTGTATATTGTAACAGCTGCAGGGACTTCATTTGAGCAAGTAAAAAAGGTACCGTTATACATGTTAGATCATGAAACAGAGTTAAATAATTTAACGAGTGTATATGTACCTCCGGTTAAGGAACGTGCGTCTTTGTATCAGCAGTTTGATGTGCTTAGAGCAATTATTGCGGAACTGCGTGGACCGAATGGTTGCCCATGGGATAAAAAGCAAACTCATCAATCTTTAAAGAAATACTTAATTGAAGAAGCGTATGAAGTGCTAGAAGCAATTGATGAAGAGGATGATGATCATTTAGTAGAAGAACTGGGTGATATACTATTACAAGTTATGCTTCATGCTCAAATTGGAGAGGATGAAGGTTGGTTCTCTATAGATGATATTATTCGGACTTTAGCTGAGAAAATGGTTCGTCGTCATCCGCATGTGTTTGGGAATACGGATGTAAATAATGCTGATGAAGTGATTGCTAATTGGGAAGAAATTAAAAAACAAGAAAAGGGATCCGTGAAAGAATCTGTTTTAGCGGGTATTCCAAACAGCTTGCCACAGCTAATGCGTGCTTATGAAATTCAGAAGAAAGCTGGAAAGGTTGGATTTGATTGGGTTGATGTGCAGCCGATGATAGAGAAGGCCTTAGAAGAATGGCAAGAATTCCAACAAGAAGTTGTAAACATGGATGAGAAAAAGATGCTAGGTGAATTTGGTGATTTACTATTTGCATTTGTTAATATAGCTCGTCATTATAAATTAGATCCAGAAGAAGCGTTACGTTCAACTAATGAGAAATTTATGGATCGCTTTTTATACATGGAAGCAAAAGTAGCTGAAATGAATAAGGAAATGCAAGATTTATCATTAGAACAGTTAGATGTTTTATGGGAAGAGGCAAAACAAACAGAGCGTTAA